CTAAAGTTAACCTACGTATAAGCATATAACTGTCAACATCGGGTGTAATTTCCTGTGCGCGGTTAACTGCTTCTTGAACACAGCCATCGAAATAGCCTTCATAGCGAGCAACAAAGTAATGAAACCATTCTTGACTACCTCTTTGAAGTATCCGTTGTCGTAAATCACTTAATGCATAAGCAAGTGGTATATCCTTACTCGTGAGTTCTGCACCGTTCAATATTTCCAAAAATCTCTTATGAAAATCTTTGAGAATATCAGGTTGTCTTCCTAAATTTGATAAATCACACTGGTCATCCCAAATAAACGCCCAACTCAACCAATCATTTGCAATTTTCAATTCTTCAAGCTGGCAGTTGGGATAGGCACTTGCCGCTAGGAAGAAAAATTTTGATTTGCAAAAACGCTGATAAGATGATTTATTGGCCAGTAGATTGAAGCGAAGTACCCATTCAAGAGCGTGCCTTTCTAGAACATCAATATGTTTATTGATGTGGGATGGAAATGGGCAGTATAAATCAGGGTAAGCTAATTGATTCATAAAAAATGAATTAGTTTAAAGTACCAAAAAAATCATCACAGTAGAACAAAGATAATTGCTCAATATACTGTTAGAAGTCTTTGAGAAAACTTTTGCAAAAATTCACATCGATCCCATATTTCTAAAGTGTGTAAGTTATATTTACGCCACCATTAGTACTATGTAAGTCTATATGAACTTTTAAAACCTATCTCAACATTGTTAAATATTTCTTATTAAAAAATAACCGTAATTATCTGGAATTATATTTCTTTAATAAAAATAGCTATCTCTGTGTATATTCGTTCATGATAAATGCTGTTGACTAACTGAAAAAGTTAACTTATGAGAGCAAAAATATTATTTCAAGTAGCGCTCTTTTTGTAAAAAGACAAGGGTAATAATGACTAATTTCAGAGCGTTCTCTTTCATGAAAGAGAATCTTAAACTCCGGCGAAAGTAAAGATTGGTGCTGAATGTCCATACTGTAGCGATCACCCCAGCTATAAGCTATGGGCAATTTAGTGTGAGAATGTTGCTGTTGTCAGAATTTTTGGGAACTATAAGATTGTCAGACTAGAAAATTGTTAGTTAGTCCGACAATAAAATAGAGGTGACTTAGCTGCGATCGCCAGACGAATAGTGAATAACTAACAAGGAGTTAAATCAATTTAAATACATGAATGAAAAGCCAGATATGAAAATACTTGATGAACCAGAAGATAATTTAATTTTAGTAGTTGATGATACTACTACAAATTTAGAAATTGTCTTTAATATATTAACTAATTTTGGCTTTAAAGTAATTACAGAACATGATGGTAAGAGGGCAATTCAAATTGTTGAAGATACACTACCTGACCTAATTTTGTTAGATGTAATGATGCCACGAATAGATGGATTTGAAACATGTAAAATGCTGAAAGAAAATTCAGCTACTTGTGATATACCTGTAATTTTTATGACGGCTAATTCTGATACTGATAGTAAGGTCAAGGGTCTAAATATCGGGGCAGTTGACTACATTACTAAACCTTTTCATGAAGAAGAATTATTAGCTAGAATTAAAACCCATCTTCAATTACGAAATCTCACAAAAACTTTAGAAAAACGAGTTGTAGAAAGAACAGCAGCCTTATCCAGGGCATTAAAAGACCTACAAGAGTCTCAACTCCAGCTTGTACAGACAGAAAAAATGTCTGCTCTTGGTCAATTAGTAGCAGGAGTTGCACATGAAATTAATAATCCAGTTGGTTTCATTCATGGCAATCTCGGACACGCTTCAGTATATTTTCAAGACATGGTTAACCTGATTGATCTCTATCAAAAGCACTATCCTAATCCGGTTCTAGAAATTCAAGAGGAAATTACAGCAATAGATTTGCAGTATATGCTTTCCGATCTACCGAATTTAATTTCTTCAATGAAAGAGGGTGTTCAGCGCATTCGCAACATTAGTACTAGTCTGAGAACCTTTTCTCGAGCAGATAGCGATCGCAAAGTTTCTTGCAACATTCATGATGGCATAGATAGCACTATCATGATTCTCAAACACCGCTTAAAAGCATCCGAGGATCGTCCTGATATTCAAGTAATTAAAGACTACGATAAATTGCCAGACTTAGAATGCTTTATCGGACAACTAAATCAGGTATTTATGAATTTGTTAGCTAATGCTATTGATGCTTTAGAGGAATCTAATATAGGACGTACTTATCTTGACATTGAAGCAGATCCTAATCAAGTTTTCATTCAGACTCTACTCACTGAAGATAAAAATCATATCTTGATTCGGATTAAAGATAATGGCGTGGGAATGTCGGCTGATATTCAGCAAAAAATCTTTGACCATTTATTTACTACCAAGCCTGTGGGTCAAGGTACAGGATTAGGACTGTCAATTGCCCGTCAAATTGTTGTCGAAAAACATGGCGGAACTCTAGAGGTAAATTCAGTACTAGGAAAAGGTTCAGAATTTATCATCAGGCTTCCCATTTAAAAATCAGAGCAAATCGCGTTTATCAACATAATAAGTAAATTTATGTTCAAGGCAGTAGTAGGTCACAGTAACGATCCAGATTCTCTATCAGCAGTTGAAGAAGTTATTCTGCAATGTGCTAGTTCTCTTGCAGGAGATATACCAAAAGCTGGAATTATTTTTGCTGCAATTGACTTTGAACATGCTCTGATTTTGCAGCAAATTCATCAAGCTTTTCCTGGTATTGAGTTGATTGGTGGAACAACAGATGGAGAAATTTCTTCAGTCTTAGAGTTTCAGCAGGACTCAATCACCTTGATGTTGTTTTGCTCAGATGAAGTTGAAATACATGCAGGAATTGGACGAAAAGTTTCAAGCGATCCAATTACTGCAACTCAACAAGCTGTGGAGCAAGCTAAAGCAAAAAGTACCGCACCCCCAAAGCTATGTTTAACTCATCCAGAGAGCCTCACAACTAGTGGTATCTCTATATTAAATGGCTTAAAACTAGCTCTTGGTGAATATATACCGATATTTGGTGGTTTGGCTGGCGATCAGTCAAGATACCAAAGTACATATCAATTTTTTCAAACAGAAGTATTAAGTGATTCTGTACCAATTTTACTTTTTTCCGGCACAATATTGTTTTCCCATGCTGTTGCAAGTGGTTGGCATCCTATTGGTCAAACAAGTAAAGCTACTAAGGTAGATAAGAACATAGTCTATGAAATAGATGGCAAACCAGCTTTAGATTTTTATCATCATTATCTAGGTTCGCTTCCTCCTTCAATGGAATATCCATTAGCAGTGTTCGATCAAAATGGAGACAATTTTTATATAAGAGCGCCTATTGCTTATAATCAAGAATCTGGTAGCATCACCTTTTTTGGAGATATTCCCGATCAAGCAGTTATTCAAATTTCAGAAGCAGATCATGAGGATATTTTGGCAGCATCGAAGGCGTCATTCATGAATGCTTTAGATAATTATCCAGGTGCAAAACCAAGTGCTGTTTTGTTTTTTTCATGTGTAGCTCGTCGGCAAATACTTGGTACGAGGGCACAAGAAGAGTATCAAAACACAAAACTTTGTCTGACTGACTATTTACCTGCCTGTGGATTTTATTCTTATGGAGAGATTGCTCCTATAGATCGAACTATTCAGACGCAATTTCATAATGAAACTTTTGTAACTTTAATTGTTGGAACTAGGTAAAAACTGATGGAAATATTGGATTATCAACAAGAAATTAGGGAACTAAAAAAAGCCAATAGAATTATCCAAAAAAAATTGGAGCGTTCTGAATCAGACCGGATAAAACTCGAAGATACAAATAAAAAAAAAGAATTCTTGCTCAAAAAAGTAATTGATGAATTAAATGAATATCAATACAAGCTAGAAGAAAGAGGCCATGAACTAGAAACAATGCTTCTTAATCTTCAAATAATGCAAAATAAGATGTCTACTTTGGGAAGTCTTGTCGCAGATGTAGCTCATGAGATTAATAACCCAGTTGGGTTTATAGCAGGTAATCTGACTCCAGCTAAAGAGTATATTCAGAATTTATTACATCTCATTAACCTCTATCAGCAAACCTATCCTAAAGCATCTCAGGAAATTGAAGAAACAATTCAATTAATTGATCTGGAGTATGTGCGCGACGATCTACCTAAACTCATTTCCTCAATGAGAGAAGGCACGGATCGTATTTCCAACATTAGCAATAGTCTCCGAACTTTCTCTAGAGCAGATACAGAACAAAAAGTTCTGTTTAATATTCATGAAGGTATTAATAGCACTCTGATGATTCTCAAGCACCGTTTGAAAGCTAATAAAATTCGTCCTGCTATTGAATTAGTTCAAGATTACGAAGAATTACCCCTAGTTGAATGCTTTCCAGGACAACTAAATCAGGTATTTATGAATCTATTGGCAAATGCTATTGATGCTTTAGAAGAGTCTAATTATGGACTGAGTTTTGATGAGATTAAGCTAAATCCTAATCAAATTACTATTCATACTGCCCTAACTGAAGATAACAATCATGTCTCGATTCGGATTCAAGATAATGGGGTGGGAATATCAGCTGATGTTCAACAAAAAATATTTGACCATTTATTCACAACTAAACCTGTAGGAAAAGGAACAGGATTAGGATTATCAATTGCTTATCAAATAATTGTCCAAAAACATAAAGGAACTCTAGAAGTGAATTCTGTGTTAGGAGCAGGTTCTGAATTTATAATCACTATTCCAATTTTTTAAAATAGTAACTATATTAATTATTAAAATTAATTTTATGAGAAATAAAAGGCTCTAATTTACAAGCGTTTCAAGTAAAAAAGTCAGGTGACCAAAAAATCTGATTGGGCAAGAAAATCGCGATGCCTCCAGCAAGGCTTCGCCAACGCACTGAAATTTACTCGTTGAGGTGGTAGCTTTTCGATGACCAAATTAAGCAAGTTTCTGACTCATACTCTTGACAAAATATCTAAGAGATCGAATGAAATAGCCCTGCCTCTTGGTAAGGGGGAGAACCGGATAATCCCCCCTTATCAAGGAGGGATTATAGTGGGTAAATCCAGGCTTTGGGCTTCATTAGCAAGATGTGTGTACACCGTAGAGGCTAACGCCAAGAGAGAAGGATGCAAAGAAAGAGAAGTTTAACTGAACTGTATTGTCTTATGAACAAAAGCAAGCATCAAATTCTCTGAATAAAGAGATTAAGCAGTTAGTTTAGATGTATTTTTGGGAACTCTATAACTGTAGTTCCAGGATTATTTCCTCAAAACTTATGAGTAATGCACTTGACCGCTCGATAGCTACCCTTAATCTTTCTTTAGAACGCGATATATTTTTACGTACATTAATTAGAGAATTATCTGGCACTTTACAGGATGTAGTTGGCTTAAAAGAAGCTTCTGGATTTATTAGCGTGGTTGGTGAAAGAATGGGTAGGCAACTTGACCAAGATTATAAATCTGCCCTGGAAGTTTCCAGCCTTTCTCGTAAGCAAGTGGCTGATGTCTTGATTGATTTAAAAAAACGAATCCAGGGCGATTTTTATGTCATTGAGCAGAATGATGAAAAAATTGTCTTTGGCAACCGCGTCTGCCCATTTGCCGAAAAAGTGCTTAATCGCCCTGCTATGTGTATGATGACTTCAAACGTCTTTGGGACGATCGCAGCTAATAACCTGGGATATGCGAAAGTAGAATTGCAAGACACCATAGCCGAGGGTGCTTCTGGATGTAGAGTTATTGTTTACTTAAAACCTACAGAAGAAGCAGAAGATGCAGAAGGTCGAGAATACTTTCGGGGACTGGAATCTGTTTAAATCCTTAAATACTAAACCAACCCCAGGATATAAACTTGAGTGCAGATATCTAAAGTAGAGTTCAACCCTGAAATTGGAAGCCCCATGACTCCTGAACAATTTCTTGAACTTGCCAGAGTTTTACCAGAACCTTTACTCCTGGTAAGTGGAGAGGGTCAGTTGTTAGCTACCAATCAACCAGTCGCAGATATGTTGGGGTTACGTCGTCAAGAACTGCGGGGAAGAATGCTCTTTGAGCTTGTAACTGAGTCTACCAACGATGTTGTAAAGTACCTGCAAGCCTGTTCAAGTAGCAGGGAAATGGTGATTGGCTCTTTGACTTTACGAAAAAATGATGGACAAAACTTAATATGTCGTAGTCAAGGAGCAGTGATTCAACCTTGGTCTGCGGAATCTTCAGCTTTAATTCTCTTACGCTTGGAAAATAGAGTTGTAGCTAGCAGTAATTTTGTTCTGTTGAACGAAAAAATTGATGAGTTAGCAAAGGAAGTACAAAGACGTAAACAGGCGGAGGAAGCACTTAAGAAAGCTAATCAAGAGCTAGAAGTTCGGGTTCAGGAACGCACAACTGATTTACAAGAAACACTAAACGAACTACAACTTACCCAAACTCAGCTGATCCAAGCCGAGAAAATGTCTAGTTTAGGTCAGATGGTCGCTGGTATTGCCCATGAAATTAATAACCCCGTGAGTTTTATTTATGGGAACCTTCACCACGCCTATAAATACACTCAGGATTTACTAACATTGGTACAAATTTATCAACAAATTTGTCCAAATATTCCTCCAGAAATCGAAGCAAAAGTAGAAGAAATAGACTTAGATTTTCTGATTCAAGATATAACTAAACTCTTCGAGTCAATGAAGGTGGGAACAGAACGCATTCAAGAAATTGTTAAATCGCTACGTAACTTTTCCAGACTTGATGAAGCAGAATTTAAGCAAGTTAATATTCACGAAGGAATTGATAGTACTTTAATGATTTTAGAGCATCGTCTGCAAGCTAGGCATGAGTACCCAGAAATCAAAGTTATCAAAAAATACAGTCAATTACCCAATGTAACTTGCTACCCTGGTCAACTCAACCAAGTGTTTATGAATATTCTTACTAATGCAATCGATTCCCTAGAGTTATTGGCTAATAATGGTCATTGGTCAGCCGTAAATCCACAAACTACTGACAATCAACAACTCGCAGATAATAATCCTAAAATTCAAATAAAAACTGAGTTAATCGATCAAAAGTGGATAGAGGTTACTATTGCTGATAATGGTTTAGGGATAAATGAACAAGTTCTCTCAAAGCTATTTGATCCTTTTTTCACCACTAAATCTGTGGGTAAAGGTACTGGACTAGGGCTATATATAAGCTATCAGATTATAGTTGAAAAACATAAAGGACAACTTAACTGTTTTTCTGTTCCAGGAAAAGGTGCAGAATTTGTAATTAAGATACCTGTTAGCTCTGTATCATAAAAATATAAGAATTCAGCACCCAAAAGTCAGAAATTATCAGTAATTTAGAATAATTTGTATATTTATTCATCAATTCTGAATTCTAACTATTTTAAATTGATATGAAAAACACCTGTCTGCTAATTAGCAAACAGGTGTGTCTTTGAGTACGAAGCTTGGTTGAGACTCGGTTAAATCTTAGCAGTAGAATCAACTGAGGGTTGAGACTGATTAACCGAATCTAACTTTGGCAAAAGCACTAGATTTTGTGCTTTTACATTACTGTTGATTGTTGCTTGCAAAAATGGGGTATTTGAGATGGAATTGTTAGCCAATGTAAACAGGGGATTTGACAAAATACCTGCTACAGTAGTGGCAATTAGTGTTACCACCAAACCGACCTGCAAAGGTCTTAACCCAGGTAAATCCCAACGCACTTGCGGATAATTCTTCACTGCATCGGACATTTCATGGGGTTCTTTGACTACCATCATTTTAACTACGCGAATGTAGTAGTAGATGGAGACGACGCTGGTAACTAAGCCCAACAAGACTAACCAATAAAGTCCTGCTTGCCAACCTGCCCAGAATAAGTAAATCTTGCCGAAAAACCCAGCTAATGGTGGGATACCACCCAAGGAAAGCAGGGAGATACTCAAGGCGAGTGTTAAGAGTGGATCTTTTTGATACAAGCCAGAGTATTCGGCAATCTGGTCGGTTCCCGTGCGTAGTGAGAACAGAATGATGCAGGTAAAACCGCACAGGTTCATGAATAGGTAGACCAGTAGGTAAAATACCATACTGGCATAACCCGCTTGTGTGCCAGCAATCAAGCCAATCATCACAAACCCGGCTTGGGCAATGGATGAATAAGCTAGCATCCGTTTCATGCTGGTTTGGGCTAAGGCGACTACGTTACCCAAGATCATGCTGAGAACGGCTAGAGCGGTGAAGACAAACCTCCACTCGTCAGCAACGAGAGGGAAGGCTGTTGTTAGCAAGCGGATGGCTAGGGCAAACCCAGCTGCTTTGGAACCGACAGATAAAAAAGCGATGACTGGGGTGGGTGCGCCTTCGTAAACGTCTGGTGTCCACTGGTGGAAGGGTGCAGCGGAGATTTTGAAGCCAATACCTGCGATCGCAAAAACTAGGGCAATCACTAAACCTAAAGATTGTCCCACTTTCGCTGTGGCAATGCCATTAGCGATCGCACTAAGTTCGGTTTGTCCTCCAGATAGTCCATACAGCAGGGATACACCGTACAAAAATATTGCTGTACTGGAAGCTCCAATTAACAAGTATTTCAGCGCCGCTTCGTTGGAGCGGGGGTCACGCTTGGTATAACCTGTCAATAAGTAAGAGGAGATACTCAGGGTTTCTAGGGAGATGAAAATCATCACCAACTCACTAGCCCCAGATAAAAACATCCCTCCCAAAGTAGCACTGAGCAAAATAGCGATGAATTCGGCTAAAGCAGTGCCACTCTGCTCAACGTAGCGAATTGACATCAGTATAGTGGCGATCGCAGACAAGGCAATAATACCGCGAAAGACAATACTCAGGTCATCACTGTTAAAGCTGCCGGTAAAACCGATGGGATTAGGAGAGTCCCATTGAAAATATAGGGCGACAATCGAAGCAAATAAACCTGCGATCGCTAGATATGCAATCCAGCGCGCGGATGTACGCCCCAAAATCAAATCAACTATCAAAACCCCCAAGAGGGTGAGAATAACAATCCCCTCTGGCAAAATCGTTCCAGCGTTTAGCTGGGATGCAATATTAGCAAAATCCATGAGATGTATAGGTTTTGGCGATTAGACATTAAGGCTAACTCTGTTCACTCTAGCAAGTTTTCTAATCCCCGGACTAGCTCTTTTAACAAGAGCTTAACAGCTTGGGTACAGATGGCGATTGCAGTAACTTCACTGACTTATCAGTATTTAGGTGAATCCCTAAGTACTTTCATACTTGTTTTTTACAGCCATTTTTAGGTAATTAGACCATGCGGTAGGGGCAATTTATGTAGACGCAAAGCGGCTTCCCGCAGGGTATTGTCCCTACTTAATATTGATTACATAAATAATAATGCCGCAGGTGCGATCGCTATGTACAAAAAGCTCATTAATAATTAATAAGGGCACAGTAAAACGGGCGGTTATAAACCGCCCAGGCTTAAGTTGACACCAATGAGCAATGCTGTGCCCCTACAATATTCATAACTCCTAACTTTATCAAAAACCGACTGATGGCAGCTTGCCTTGTAGCGACTGAAATTTAGACTGAACACAGTTGGCACAATTGCAACCAAGTTGATCAATAATCGGATTAGATGTTTGAATCAAATTTGGTGTTGCCAGATCGGTAATTTGTTGTGTAGATACTACCGTCATCATTTGGGTAGCGTATGTAGATTTTAGGCTAGATGCGTTTGCTGGATTGACTATCAGCAGCATGGATACCAGAAATGCGGGAAAGGCAAGTAAAATCAGTTTGACTATGTTCATAATTTACACAAAGATAGCTTTGCTGATACAGCATAGCTAATAAATTGCCCAGCTTCAATTTTAATTACCGGCTATTGCTTAACTACGCCCGAATCCTTGACCCCGCAAAACCTTTGACCAAATAACTAATTCGCCCTGTTCACCACCTGCGGCCAATAACTTACCTTGGGGATGCCAAGCGAGGCTAGAAAATCCTGCTGAGACACCTGTGATAATTTGGCATACTTCCTTGGCTTTGTTCCACAAACACAACCAGCCGTCAGCCGCCGCAGATGCGAGAAGGAAGCTTTTAGGTGCAAAGGCGATCGCATTGATCACACCCACATGATTAGTTAATACTCGCGCTTCCCAGCCTAAAGTATCATCCTCTAGCTTTTCCCACACCACAATACCTTCAACGCTAGAAGATGCCAATATTGGCGCACCTACTTTAGTCATAGCTTCTGACCATGCCAATTGACGAATTTTTCCAGGGAAACCACGCATCACCCAAGGGTCGGGGTTGTTCCATTCTAAAACGGTGATACTGCGATCCATATTGCCAGAAGCCAGGAATTTGCCATCGGGCGACCAAGCCATAGCTAAACTGACGGTAGTCATATCTAAGTTGTATGGTTCTTCATCCCAGTTTTTACTATGCCAAATCTTGACTCCCTTATAACCACTAATGGCTAAGTATTCTCCATCAATGCGCCAATCTATACCCAGTACTGAAGAGTTGTCGAAATTCAGCGTCACGATAACTTCACGAGTATCTGCATCCCAGACTTGGACGTAACGCCCTAAACTAAAAGCCAGTTGGTTACTGGTGTAATTCCAAGCTAGCTTGTCAACCCATGCGGGGGCATTTTCTAACGTGGCGACTAATTCAGTATTATGCCAAATTTTCACCTGTCCATCTTGTCCACCAACGGCTAAAAATTTTCCATCTGGGGAAAATGCAAGACAATCTACTGATTTACCGTTACCAGTTTGTAAGGTTGTAAGTTCCCCATCATTCCACAAAACTACTTCTCCGGCGGCGGAAGTTGCTGCTAAAGTTTTACCTTGTGGTGACCAAGCGATCGCAGTTACATAATCTGAAAGTGTCCCCGAATA
This Nostoc sp. C052 DNA region includes the following protein-coding sequences:
- a CDS encoding sensor histidine kinase; the protein is MEILDYQQEIRELKKANRIIQKKLERSESDRIKLEDTNKKKEFLLKKVIDELNEYQYKLEERGHELETMLLNLQIMQNKMSTLGSLVADVAHEINNPVGFIAGNLTPAKEYIQNLLHLINLYQQTYPKASQEIEETIQLIDLEYVRDDLPKLISSMREGTDRISNISNSLRTFSRADTEQKVLFNIHEGINSTLMILKHRLKANKIRPAIELVQDYEELPLVECFPGQLNQVFMNLLANAIDALEESNYGLSFDEIKLNPNQITIHTALTEDNNHVSIRIQDNGVGISADVQQKIFDHLFTTKPVGKGTGLGLSIAYQIIVQKHKGTLEVNSVLGAGSEFIITIPIF
- a CDS encoding terpene synthase family protein, with translation MNQLAYPDLYCPFPSHINKHIDVLERHALEWVLRFNLLANKSSYQRFCKSKFFFLAASAYPNCQLEELKIANDWLSWAFIWDDQCDLSNLGRQPDILKDFHKRFLEILNGAELTSKDIPLAYALSDLRQRILQRGSQEWFHYFVARYEGYFDGCVQEAVNRAQEITPDVDSYMLIRRLTLGGYVFLALMEFCNYLIIPDSLRNHEVMKELKAMTINILAWCNDIFSVHREMSSGDVHNLALLIYYQQNISLEQAIFIVSEMHDQEVHRLKEFESSLPSFGEELDAELAKYISGLHSWISANLNWYSHSGRYQTIDSLELNQ
- a CDS encoding WD40 repeat domain-containing protein, which codes for MNTTTSKSKEFEQHYSGTLSDYVTAIAWSPQGKTLAATSAAGEVVLWNDGELTTLQTGNGKSVDCLAFSPDGKFLAVGGQDGQVKIWHNTELVATLENAPAWVDKLAWNYTSNQLAFSLGRYVQVWDADTREVIVTLNFDNSSVLGIDWRIDGEYLAISGYKGVKIWHSKNWDEEPYNLDMTTVSLAMAWSPDGKFLASGNMDRSITVLEWNNPDPWVMRGFPGKIRQLAWSEAMTKVGAPILASSSVEGIVVWEKLEDDTLGWEARVLTNHVGVINAIAFAPKSFLLASAAADGWLCLWNKAKEVCQIITGVSAGFSSLAWHPQGKLLAAGGEQGELVIWSKVLRGQGFGRS
- a CDS encoding ATP-binding protein, with translation MTPEQFLELARVLPEPLLLVSGEGQLLATNQPVADMLGLRRQELRGRMLFELVTESTNDVVKYLQACSSSREMVIGSLTLRKNDGQNLICRSQGAVIQPWSAESSALILLRLENRVVASSNFVLLNEKIDELAKEVQRRKQAEEALKKANQELEVRVQERTTDLQETLNELQLTQTQLIQAEKMSSLGQMVAGIAHEINNPVSFIYGNLHHAYKYTQDLLTLVQIYQQICPNIPPEIEAKVEEIDLDFLIQDITKLFESMKVGTERIQEIVKSLRNFSRLDEAEFKQVNIHEGIDSTLMILEHRLQARHEYPEIKVIKKYSQLPNVTCYPGQLNQVFMNILTNAIDSLELLANNGHWSAVNPQTTDNQQLADNNPKIQIKTELIDQKWIEVTIADNGLGINEQVLSKLFDPFFTTKSVGKGTGLGLYISYQIIVEKHKGQLNCFSVPGKGAEFVIKIPVSSVS
- a CDS encoding response regulator, whose protein sequence is MNEKPDMKILDEPEDNLILVVDDTTTNLEIVFNILTNFGFKVITEHDGKRAIQIVEDTLPDLILLDVMMPRIDGFETCKMLKENSATCDIPVIFMTANSDTDSKVKGLNIGAVDYITKPFHEEELLARIKTHLQLRNLTKTLEKRVVERTAALSRALKDLQESQLQLVQTEKMSALGQLVAGVAHEINNPVGFIHGNLGHASVYFQDMVNLIDLYQKHYPNPVLEIQEEITAIDLQYMLSDLPNLISSMKEGVQRIRNISTSLRTFSRADSDRKVSCNIHDGIDSTIMILKHRLKASEDRPDIQVIKDYDKLPDLECFIGQLNQVFMNLLANAIDALEESNIGRTYLDIEADPNQVFIQTLLTEDKNHILIRIKDNGVGMSADIQQKIFDHLFTTKPVGQGTGLGLSIARQIVVEKHGGTLEVNSVLGKGSEFIIRLPI
- a CDS encoding NAD(P)H-quinone oxidoreductase subunit N — translated: MDFANIASQLNAGTILPEGIVILTLLGVLIVDLILGRTSARWIAYLAIAGLFASIVALYFQWDSPNPIGFTGSFNSDDLSIVFRGIIALSAIATILMSIRYVEQSGTALAEFIAILLSATLGGMFLSGASELVMIFISLETLSISSYLLTGYTKRDPRSNEAALKYLLIGASSTAIFLYGVSLLYGLSGGQTELSAIANGIATAKVGQSLGLVIALVFAIAGIGFKISAAPFHQWTPDVYEGAPTPVIAFLSVGSKAAGFALAIRLLTTAFPLVADEWRFVFTALAVLSMILGNVVALAQTSMKRMLAYSSIAQAGFVMIGLIAGTQAGYASMVFYLLVYLFMNLCGFTCIILFSLRTGTDQIAEYSGLYQKDPLLTLALSISLLSLGGIPPLAGFFGKIYLFWAGWQAGLYWLVLLGLVTSVVSIYYYIRVVKMMVVKEPHEMSDAVKNYPQVRWDLPGLRPLQVGLVVTLIATTVAGILSNPLFTLANNSISNTPFLQATINSNVKAQNLVLLPKLDSVNQSQPSVDSTAKI
- a CDS encoding FIST signal transduction protein; this encodes MFKAVVGHSNDPDSLSAVEEVILQCASSLAGDIPKAGIIFAAIDFEHALILQQIHQAFPGIELIGGTTDGEISSVLEFQQDSITLMLFCSDEVEIHAGIGRKVSSDPITATQQAVEQAKAKSTAPPKLCLTHPESLTTSGISILNGLKLALGEYIPIFGGLAGDQSRYQSTYQFFQTEVLSDSVPILLFSGTILFSHAVASGWHPIGQTSKATKVDKNIVYEIDGKPALDFYHHYLGSLPPSMEYPLAVFDQNGDNFYIRAPIAYNQESGSITFFGDIPDQAVIQISEADHEDILAASKASFMNALDNYPGAKPSAVLFFSCVARRQILGTRAQEEYQNTKLCLTDYLPACGFYSYGEIAPIDRTIQTQFHNETFVTLIVGTR
- a CDS encoding methanogen output domain 1-containing protein, with the translated sequence MSNALDRSIATLNLSLERDIFLRTLIRELSGTLQDVVGLKEASGFISVVGERMGRQLDQDYKSALEVSSLSRKQVADVLIDLKKRIQGDFYVIEQNDEKIVFGNRVCPFAEKVLNRPAMCMMTSNVFGTIAANNLGYAKVELQDTIAEGASGCRVIVYLKPTEEAEDAEGREYFRGLESV